The window GCATCGTGATCGCAAAATTAGGCACTGAATCACCTACTGACTCTGGCTTTGCCAGATAGGCAATTAGATCACCCATAACATTCTGCTCGATCATTAGCTGGTTCTTCCTGGTTTCGAGTTCTGAAACTTGAGATATTAAAGCCTGCGTTGAGGCTTTCAGATCAGAAATGTTCTGCCGCTCCTTGAATGTTCTAACATCCTCCTCCAACTTGTTCAGACTGGATTGATATAAGGTCAATTGAGAATCGAGAAAAGCCTTCGATTGTGTGAACTGCTGAGATTTCTCGCCCCTGTCCTCCATCAGCAATTGGTATGAGAGGGTGTTGGCAATCCTCAACGCATCATGCGGATTCCCCCAGTGAACCGCGATTCTCAATATGCCGATCAAATTCATACCCGGGAATAGAGACTTTGCCACAACCAGGTGGTCAAAAGCACCTTCGCCCGAAAAAGGTATCTCGGTATCTTCGAATTCCCGTTCGATCTTGTCTGCTTCAAGCACGCGCATCGAAAGAGAGTTCCTCAAGGCCAGTGACATATTCTGCTTTGGATAGAGCGTGAGCATGCAGTTCTTTGCAGCGGTTTTCATACCCGCGTTCATGAATCTCACATTGCACACACCGATATCGATATACTCATCGAGCGGTCCCTCAGCGATTTTCGTGCCGTTCTTGTATACCGAAACCAGACCGTATATACTGTCGACAGTCGGCTTGCCATCCTTGTATATTTGAACCGGAACATTGTCGATCTTGATCTTGAAAGGTCCTACAGGTTCAGTTAATCGCTGTTTTAGAATAGCATCCACCATGAGATCAGATTCGCCATCGTTGATATAAGCGAACAGGGAAAGGTCATTGACTACTTTCTCGGCAAGGTTGACGCTCAGGAGACTGGCGATCGCCCGCTGGGTAACCGTTCCGATCTGCGTGGTCGGAAGATCAGCAACTCTTGCGCCGGAGAAAAACGATTCGAGCGGACCGTCTCTGACGATACCTACGTCAAAAGTGGCCCGATAAACTGGTCGATAAGGCCTTACTAATTGACTTACCGCCAGCCATAAGAACACTGGAATAGAAATGTATATGAATAGACGCTTGCGTCTGAAGAATTTGCTGATTATCTCATGAAAATCAAAAGGTTTTTCATCAACCCCATTTTCGACGCGCGCAGCATTCCGCTGCGTGTTGAATCTTGCACTCATATAACGACGCATACCACCCCTTTTTAGACCAAAGTCCATTCCCCCGGACCGAATTCTGGTCGACTATGACACCTCGTGCAATGCGATGCGGCTTTTACAAGTCAGCAAAGGCGACAGCTCACATCAGGACGACTATACTTAATTCTCAATACATTATAATTAAAAACAGTTCCTTGTCAACCCCTAAAATGACTTTGAAACTTAAGTCATCAATGTTCAGCAGGACATTACTGACATTCACTCACCTGAGCATGGCCGCTTCTTGATATCGCTCCGAAGCACATCTTGCTTACTGCTATTTGCATAAATTGTTAGAGGCTTTTCGACGAGACTTAACACTCTAAACTAGAGGTCAAGAAGTTAAGAAGCTAAGAGGGTAAGAACGCTCCACGCTTCGCGCCTAACGCGGAACGCCCCCGGTCATTGCGAGGAACGAAGCAATCTCAATCGGCCAACGAAATTAGCGAAAATAACGATATTAACGGTATTAACGAAAATAGCGAAATCAACAGTCTTAGCGAACCTTAGGATCTGTATAACAGAACTCAAGTGGTTCAGTATGGGTTGTAATATGATGCCTGGTTTCTGTAATATATATAGGAAGGAATATCTTGTTTTCTCACTGTTGTCTACTCGGTCTTTTCATACGTGGTTGATCATACTGAGAGTGAAAGACGTATGTAGCATAGATCATGGAGGTAATATACAGTAGTATGGACGATACACTGAGAGTATTCAAAGCCGTAGCCAATGAGAAGCGACTGGACATGATCAGATTGCTTGCAGAAAAAGGAAAATTGAGCCTACGTGAGGTCGCTTTTCTGATGGATATTCCGGAAGCGACTGCCTGTCGGAATCTCAAGATACTCGAGTGTGCCGGGATCGTAAAGAGCACGATCATCCGTGCCATCGCACAATACTGGCTGGATAGTGATATGAGCGAACTGCCTAACGGGATGGTGGTCGGCATCGTGTTGAACGGACGGACTGACGGAAATTAAGAGGCTATGAACTTCGGAGGTTGAGAACTTGCGAAGCTCTGATGCTAAGAGAATCAGAAGTAGAGAACATGGAAAGCCAGGAAGTTCAGAACATCGGAGGGTGAGAACTCATGGAACGAAGAAGATGGGTACTTCAGGACCTGCAAACACATAGGTTTCGGGACTTTGTCTAAACTGGGCGGAAATAAGATTCTACATTTCAGACAAATGGATGTGTACAAGAAGGCATATGCTGCTGCAATGGAAATCTTTGAGATCACGAAGGCTTTTCCAGCTGAGGAAAGATATTCCTTGGTTGATCAAATACGACGATCTTCAAGATCAGTATGCTCTAACCTTGCAGAAGCGTGGCGCAAGCGAAAGTATATCGCCGTATTCAAGCACAAGATAACTGATTCTATGCAAGAGGCTTCAGAGACACAGTGCTGGCTCGAATTTTCTTACAGTTGCTCCTATGTTGACAATACAACATTTGTAAGACTAGACAGCGAGTACGAGAAGATATTGATGATGCTCAACTCGATTGAGAAGAAGGCGGTCAAATTCTGCTATTGATTGCAATCGCATGAACATCACCTCAACTTCCGAATTTCAGATCTTCCAAGCCTCGGTCATTCCGAGCCTCTCAATTTCTAATCTTCCTATCTTCAGTAGTTCCAAGTCTGTTCTGCTGGTATCCTGCTCAACTAGGTCTCCGTAGCGTCTCGGCGACTCTCCGGTTCTCCCTTTCCCCGTTTCTCCAGCGCAGCATGTCTTCAGCCGAAGGCGTGCCTTCAGCGGCAGCGTGTCTTCAATATCGTGCCGCGCGAAGCGCTCAAACCGACCGAAGGTCTTCTACCCTACGCCTTTGTGTTTTATGGAATGCTGCACTCCTCCATTCGCCCAGTT is drawn from candidate division WOR-3 bacterium and contains these coding sequences:
- a CDS encoding four helix bundle protein; this translates as MDVYKKAYAAAMEIFEITKAFPAEERYSLVDQIRRSSRSVCSNLAEAWRKRKYIAVFKHKITDSMQEASETQCWLEFSYSCSYVDNTTFVRLDSEYEKILMMLNSIEKKAVKFCY
- a CDS encoding helix-turn-helix domain-containing protein, whose protein sequence is MDDTLRVFKAVANEKRLDMIRLLAEKGKLSLREVAFLMDIPEATACRNLKILECAGIVKSTIIRAIAQYWLDSDMSELPNGMVVGIVLNGRTDGN